In one window of Pseudomonas sp. IAC-BECa141 DNA:
- a CDS encoding 2-dehydro-3-deoxygalactonokinase, giving the protein MLAQLIALDWGTTSLRAYKLGAGGQVLAQRSLSFGIMQLPKTPRVINGRECAEGFELAFDEACGDWLDAQPGLPVIACGMVGSAQGWREASYRDTPANVADLGKSLQTVRSLRGVNVHIVPGVIQRSALPNVMRGEETQVLGVLQNLPLEATHDLLIGLPGSHSKWVEVADGCITRFDTFMTGEVFAVLSEHSILGRTQQHSATFDAEAFDRGVQVALSAEGETGVLSTLFSARSLGLTGELSATAQPDYLSGLLIGHELSALAAVQRRRRNSAHLPSIILIGNAQLCARYSRALDACGFARVTLAEQATERGLWQLALAAGLIDSSPR; this is encoded by the coding sequence ATGCTGGCGCAATTGATCGCGCTCGATTGGGGGACGACCTCACTACGTGCTTACAAACTTGGGGCGGGCGGGCAGGTGCTGGCGCAGCGGTCGCTGTCGTTCGGGATCATGCAGTTGCCGAAGACGCCGCGGGTCATCAACGGTCGTGAATGCGCCGAGGGTTTTGAACTGGCGTTCGACGAGGCATGCGGCGACTGGCTCGATGCGCAGCCCGGCTTGCCGGTGATTGCCTGCGGCATGGTCGGCAGCGCTCAGGGCTGGCGCGAAGCGTCCTACCGCGATACGCCGGCCAATGTGGCCGATCTCGGAAAATCCCTGCAAACCGTTCGCAGTCTTCGCGGTGTAAATGTGCATATCGTGCCGGGTGTGATTCAGCGCTCGGCACTGCCGAACGTGATGCGCGGCGAAGAAACCCAGGTCCTCGGCGTCCTGCAGAATCTGCCGCTCGAGGCGACCCATGATCTGCTGATCGGCCTGCCGGGCAGTCATTCAAAATGGGTGGAAGTGGCCGACGGCTGCATCACCCGTTTCGATACCTTCATGACCGGCGAAGTGTTCGCCGTGCTCAGCGAACACAGCATTCTCGGTCGTACCCAACAGCACAGCGCGACGTTCGACGCCGAGGCATTTGATCGCGGCGTGCAAGTGGCGTTGTCGGCAGAGGGCGAGACAGGCGTGCTGTCGACCCTGTTCAGCGCCCGCAGTCTGGGCCTGACCGGTGAACTCAGCGCCACCGCGCAACCGGATTATCTGTCCGGCCTGTTGATCGGCCATGAACTGTCGGCACTGGCCGCAGTGCAACGACGCCGGCGCAACAGCGCACATCTTCCTTCGATCATCCTCATCGGCAACGCGCAATTGTGCGCCCGTTACAGCCGGGCCCTCGACGCCTGTGGTTTCGCCCGGGTGACTCTGGCCGAGCAAGCCACCGAGCGTGGTCTGTGGCAACTGGCGCTCGCCGCCGGACTGATCGATTCCTCACCCCGTTAA
- a CDS encoding GNAT family N-acetyltransferase translates to MTIEIRPATPSDAPQILAFITELADFEKARHEVIASVADIERSLFSEGATAHGLICLRDGLPIGFAVFFFSYSTWLGSNCLYLEDLYITPEQRGGGAGKTLLRHLAKIACANDCGRFEWSVLDWNTPAIEFYKSLGAQPQEEWVRYRMDGKVLREFAEGN, encoded by the coding sequence ATGACGATCGAAATCCGCCCGGCGACCCCCAGCGATGCTCCGCAAATCCTCGCGTTCATCACCGAATTGGCAGACTTCGAAAAGGCCCGTCACGAAGTTATCGCCAGCGTCGCCGACATCGAGCGCAGTCTGTTCAGCGAAGGCGCCACCGCCCATGGCCTGATCTGCCTGCGCGATGGTCTGCCAATCGGTTTTGCGGTGTTCTTCTTCAGCTATTCGACCTGGCTGGGCAGCAACTGCCTGTACCTCGAAGACCTCTACATTACCCCGGAACAACGGGGCGGCGGCGCCGGCAAAACCCTGCTGCGCCATCTCGCGAAAATAGCCTGCGCCAACGACTGCGGCCGCTTCGAATGGAGCGTGCTGGACTGGAACACCCCGGCCATCGAATTCTACAAATCCCTCGGCGCCCAGCCGCAGGAAGAGTGGGTGCGTTACCGCATGGATGGCAAGGTATTGCGCGAGTTTGCCGAGGGCAACTGA
- a CDS encoding HD domain-containing protein: MNTIAFEPLASLAAELLPHALEPSEDGAHDLSHLQRVWHNVRTLQAEEGGDLEVLLAAVLLHDCVAVEKNSPLRSQASRLAAKKASTVLANLNWPEAKISAIIHAIEAHSFSANITPLTLEARLMQDADRLDSLGLLGVARTFYTAGRMGSALYDPNDPEARERDYDDTRFCLDHFQTKLLHLADGFQTAAGQRLAQIRHQRLKGFMEQFKEEIGLESTQPF, encoded by the coding sequence ATGAACACGATCGCTTTCGAACCACTGGCCTCACTCGCCGCCGAACTGCTACCCCATGCGCTGGAACCGTCGGAGGACGGCGCTCATGACCTGTCGCACCTGCAACGGGTCTGGCACAACGTGCGCACTTTGCAGGCCGAGGAAGGTGGCGACCTTGAGGTGCTGCTGGCGGCGGTGTTGCTGCATGATTGCGTCGCGGTGGAAAAGAACTCGCCGCTACGTTCACAGGCTTCACGCCTGGCAGCGAAAAAAGCATCAACGGTATTGGCAAACCTGAACTGGCCCGAAGCCAAAATCAGCGCCATCATCCACGCCATCGAAGCCCACAGTTTTTCCGCCAACATCACCCCGCTCACCCTCGAAGCCCGACTGATGCAGGACGCCGATCGTCTCGACTCCCTTGGCCTGCTCGGCGTTGCCCGCACCTTCTACACCGCCGGGCGTATGGGCAGCGCGCTGTACGACCCGAACGATCCCGAGGCTCGGGAAAGGGACTACGACGACACGCGATTCTGCCTCGATCATTTCCAGACCAAACTGCTGCACCTCGCCGACGGTTTCCAGACCGCTGCCGGTCAGCGTCTGGCGCAAATCCGTCATCAGCGCCTGAAGGGTTTCATGGAGCAATTCAAGGAAGAGATCGGCCTCGAAAGCACTCAGCCCTTCTGA
- a CDS encoding Rho termination factor N-terminal domain-containing protein: MPRGSKAKYTAEQKRKAAHIEDSYEQKGVPKDEAEARAWATVNKQSGGGEKAGGSGRRKPASAKADDRKESARRATVSREGHSRDSKASREVQTVESLRKEARERKIPGRSSMRKDELIAALRRAG; the protein is encoded by the coding sequence ATGCCTCGTGGAAGCAAAGCCAAATACACCGCCGAGCAAAAGCGCAAGGCCGCGCACATCGAAGACAGCTATGAACAGAAAGGCGTTCCGAAGGACGAAGCTGAAGCGCGAGCCTGGGCGACGGTAAACAAACAGTCTGGCGGAGGCGAGAAAGCCGGTGGCTCCGGACGCCGAAAACCTGCCAGCGCCAAGGCCGACGATCGCAAGGAATCGGCGCGACGCGCGACAGTAAGCCGTGAGGGACATTCGCGCGATAGCAAGGCTTCACGCGAAGTGCAAACGGTCGAGAGCCTGCGCAAGGAGGCCCGGGAGCGGAAAATCCCTGGGCGTTCGTCGATGCGCAAAGATGAGTTGATTGCGGCGTTGCGCAGAGCCGGCTAG
- a CDS encoding PfkB family carbohydrate kinase, translating into MPKMLHTGQVIIDLVMAVDALPPIGGDVLAQSASFEAGGGFNVMAAAARNGMPVVYLGRHGNGRFGDLARQAMNAEGIRIGIEQPAARDTGICVALTDASAERSFISYIGAEGEVTAAELNSVAAEPGDYVYVSGYSLLHSGKAQALLDWTLALPRAINVVFDPGPLVETPDSSMMQALLPRIDVWTSNRVEALRFTGATDIETALERLTVHLPQEVLMVVRDGPQGCWIHQRGERQHVPGFKVQAVDSNGAGDAHAGVFMAGLAQGLTAHQAARRANAAAALAVTRWGPATAPGTAEVDVLISKKCTD; encoded by the coding sequence ATGCCTAAGATGTTGCACACCGGCCAGGTCATCATCGACCTGGTCATGGCCGTGGATGCGCTGCCGCCAATCGGTGGTGACGTGCTGGCGCAGTCCGCCAGTTTCGAAGCTGGCGGCGGCTTCAATGTAATGGCTGCCGCTGCGCGTAATGGCATGCCGGTGGTCTATCTCGGTCGCCACGGTAATGGTCGTTTCGGCGATCTGGCGCGCCAGGCGATGAACGCCGAAGGCATCCGCATCGGCATCGAACAGCCTGCAGCACGCGACACCGGCATCTGCGTGGCGCTGACCGATGCGTCGGCCGAGCGCAGTTTCATTTCCTACATCGGCGCTGAAGGTGAGGTCACGGCGGCGGAGCTGAACAGCGTCGCCGCCGAGCCGGGGGACTACGTCTACGTCAGCGGCTACAGCCTGCTGCACAGCGGCAAGGCCCAGGCGTTGCTGGACTGGACGCTGGCGTTGCCGAGGGCGATCAACGTGGTGTTCGATCCGGGGCCGCTGGTGGAAACTCCGGACTCATCGATGATGCAGGCGTTGTTGCCGCGCATTGATGTGTGGACCAGCAACCGCGTCGAGGCGTTGCGCTTCACTGGCGCAACGGACATCGAAACCGCGCTGGAACGATTGACCGTGCACCTGCCGCAGGAAGTGCTGATGGTCGTGCGCGACGGCCCGCAAGGTTGCTGGATTCATCAGCGGGGCGAACGCCAGCACGTACCGGGTTTCAAGGTACAAGCCGTGGACAGCAATGGCGCGGGTGATGCGCATGCCGGCGTGTTCATGGCCGGGTTGGCGCAGGGACTGACCGCTCACCAGGCCGCAAGGCGCGCTAACGCTGCGGCTGCATTGGCCGTCACCCGATGGGGCCCGGCGACCGCTCCTGGCACTGCCGAGGTTGATGTGCTGATCAGCAAAAAATGCACTGACTGA